The stretch of DNA cgcagtattatcgcattggtcgcgcgtttacaccgcgagtgaacacgaacattactcagctcacatctcatacaagctgagatgccattcatagcgtaaaccttgtccaaataaatgcttttcgagatcatgttttcactcactagaataaagcgcgaaggttgcaaagcagcgcgcgtattccactgttctattttagtgacgaaacagtcgcactgaactttcatcgccggttagcaacaactgatcaaaacacagctcaccttcgctcgtttcatcgcaaaaacaccgctagaatgcagaccaaacacgactaaagcctctgcccaccatgacggtaatgtgagagcaagttgttcgctattagaagttagaaattttacaatagttgactgattacaagcggtgtgaagtccgtgctctcgagtcgctcgttgtgattgtgttgtgattacacttgattcgtattgttcggggactagcgcgaacgcaggtccccactaccagaaattatacgctcgagttacccacatttggggtaatcgcaggggtcaacccaatcgaagtgcaatgagagggcctcaccctgagaggaccgccttggtgatcacggtaaacctcccgcgtcaggtaagtatgagtttatttggcgtccctgtacaccgactgtccccggctgatttcatcctccatgtgggaacggtgcatcgcggtgattatgacccgtcgtcttaatgacgatcctgtctcttattgatctctcccgctatagctcgcatgaacagcacgtaaatgatgctcgaggtgttgcttgaatgtgtcttcccgaaagggaagggggccgtactcggaggtagtgcaataccgagacaacccgtggctgggacgcagcaagccgcttattccacagccagtttccaaaaatcagtttaatatatgagctactcaatgagcagcgtatcagatattaagctgataagaacagatactacacttgatcttagccaaaaggccgagaagcgatgcagaatctggctcggactacatggagcgtttatcattctaggcctccgccatgtgggtgacggactcggttttaggcccttctgcctcctaagatcacatgtgatgatcagtcatgaacgtacgagcagtattcgcttgatacaccgtctttgcgagtgcaatgagacatttttaccgcgctagtgcgtgcgtacgttctcaccgcaccgctataaaagtctaaaatatcaccgagatctttcgtctacggccataccatcgagaaaacaccggttctcgtccgatcaccgaagttaagctcgattgggcgcggttagtacttggatgggtgaccgcctgggaataccgcgtgctgtaggcatttctttttcatttttttctaaactataaagaaaaagttagtgcaggttgatcattgtctaagctaaagaaatgcctcagttgtatgcgttctcaactcgatctatagacaattcaggcatactcagcgaccgtattgtaatcaaaatcgcggtcgtaaacgttcgcaaacgttcagcagattcaagtagagtcataatattacaagcgatcagatcagtggattgtgaaagcctgtaagagcgttagtactcgcataggaaatgtctctcaatgcagtaaaatactatgagagaaagtgcgcagtattatcgcattggtcgcgcgtttacaccgcgagtgaacacgaacattactcagctcacatctcatacaagctgagatgccattcatagcgtaaaccttgtccaaataaatgcttttcgagatcatgttttcactcactagaataaagcgcgaaggttgcaaagcagcgcgcgtattccactgttctattttagtgacgaaacagtcgcactgaactttcatcgccggttagcaacaactgatcaaaacacagctcaccttcgctcgtttcatcgcaaaaacaccgctagaatgcagaccaaacacgactaaagcctctgcccaccatgacggtaatgtgagagcaagttgttcgctattagaagttagaaattttacaatagttgactgattacaagcggtgtgaagtccgtgctctcgagtcgctcgttgtgattgtgttgtgattacacttgattcgtattgttcggggactagcgcgaacgcaggtccccactaccagaaattatacgctcgagttacccacatttggggtaatcgcaggggtcaacccaatcgaagtgcaatgagagggcctcaccctgagaggaccgccttggtgatcacggtaaacctcccgcgtcaggtaagtatgagtttatttggcgtccctgtacaccgactgtccccggctgatttcatcctccatgtgggaacggtgcatcgcggtgattatgacccgtcgtcttaatgacgatcctgtctcttattgatctctcccgctatagctcgcatgaacagcacgtaaatgatgctcgaggtgttgcttgaatgtgtcttcccgaaagggaagggggccgtactcggaggtagtgcaataccgagacaacccgtggctgggacgcagcaagccgcttattccacagccagtttccaaaaatcagtttaatatatgagctactcaatgagcagcgtatcagatattaagctgataagaacagatactacacttgatcttagccaaaaggccgagaagcgatgcagaatctggctcggactacatggagcgtttatcattctaggcctccgccatgtgggtgacggactcggttttaggcccttctgcctcctaagatcacatgtgatgatcagtcatgaacgtacgagcagtattcgcttgatacaccgtctttgcgagtgcaatgagacatttttaccgcgctagtgcgtgcgtacgttctcaccgcaccgctataaaagtctaaaatatcaccgagatctttcgtctacggccataccatcgagaaaacaccggttctcgtccgatcaccgaagttaagctcgattgggcgcggttagtacttggatgggtgaccgcctgggaataccgcgtgctgtaggcatttctttttcatttttttctaaactataaagaaaaagttagtgcaggttgatcattgtctaagctaaagaaatgcctcagttgtatgcgttctcaactcgatctatagacaattcaggcatactcagcgaccgtattgtaatcaaaatcgcggtcgtaaacgttcgcaaacgttcagcagattcaagtagagtcataatattacaagcgatcagatcagtggattgtgaaagcctgtaagagcgttagtactcgcataggaaatgtctctcaatgcagtaaaatactatgagagaaagtgcgcagtattatcgcattggtcgcgcgtttacaccgcgagtgaacacgaacattactcagctcacatctcatacaagctgagatgccattcatagcgtaaaccttgtccaaataaatgcttttcgagatcatgttttcactcactagaataaagcgcgaaggttgcaaagcagcgcgcgtattccactgttctattttagtgacgaaacagtcgcactgaactttcatcgccggttagcaacaactgatcaaaacacagctcaccttcgctcgtttcatcgcaaaaacaccgctagaatgcagaccaaacacgactaaagcctctgcccaccatgacggtaatgtgagagcaagttgttcgctattagaagttagaaattttacaatagttgactgattacaagcggtgtgaagtccgtgctctcgagtcgctcgttgtgattgtgttgtgattacacttgattcgtattgttcggggactagcgcgaacgcaggtccccactaccagaaattatacgctcgagttacccacatttggggtaatcgcaggggtcaacccaatcgaagtgcaatgagagggcctcaccctgagaggaccgccttggtgatcacggtaaacctcccgcgtcaggtaagtatgagtttatttggcgtccctgtacaccgactgtccccggctgatttcatcctccatgtgggaacggtgcatcgcggtgattatgacccgtcgtcttaatgacgatcctgtctcttattgatctctcccgctatagctcgcatgaacagcacgtaaatgatgctcgaggtgttgcttgaatgtgtcttcccgaaagggaagggggccgtactcggaggtagtgcaataccgagacaacccgtggctgggacgcagcaagccgcttattccacagccagtttccaaaaatcagtttaatatatgagctactcaatgagcagcgtatcagatattaagctgataagaacagatactacacttgatcttagccaaaaggccgagaagcgatgcagaatctggctcggactacatggagcgtttatcattctaggcctccgccatgtgggtgacggactcggttttaggcccttctgcctcctaagatcacatgtgatgatcagtcatgaacgtagtgctatcacgtacgagcagtattcgcttgatacaccgtctttgcgagtgcaatgagacatttttaccgcgctagtgcgtgcgtacgttctcaccgcaccgctataaaagtctaaaatatcaccgagatctttcgtctacggccataccatcgagaaaacaccggttctcgtccgatcaccgaagttaagctcgattgggcgcggttagtacttggatgggtgaccgcctgggaataccgcgtgctgtaggcatttctttttcatttttttctaaactataaagaaaaagttagtgcaggttgatcattgtctaagctaaagaaatgcctcagttgtatgcgttctcaactcgatctatagacaattcaggcatactcagcgaccgtattgtaatcaaaatcgcggtcgtaaacgttcgcaaacgttcagcagattcaagtagagtcataatattacaagcgatcagatcagtggattgtgaaagcctgtaagagcgttagtactcgcataggaaatgtctctcaatgcagtaaaatactatgagagaaagtgcgcagtattatcgcattggtcgcgcgtttacaccgcgagtgaacacgaacattactcagctcacatctcatacaagctgagatgccattcatagcgtaaaccttgtccaaataaatgcttttcgagatcatgttttcactcactagaataaagcgcgaaggttgcaaagcagcgcgcgtattccactgttctattttagtgacgaaacagtcgcactgaactttcatcgccggttagcaacaactgatcaaaacacagctcaccttcgctcgtttcatcgcaaaaacaccgctagaatgcagaccaaacacgactaaagcctctgcccaccatgacggtaatgtgagagcaagttgttcgctattagaagttagaaattttacaatagttgactgattacaagcggtgtgaagtccgtgctctcgagtcgctcgttgtgattgtgttgtgattacacttgattcgtattgttcggggactagcgcgaacgcaggtccccactaccagaaattatacgctcgagttacccacatttggggtaatcgcaggggtcaacccaatcgaagtgcaatgagagggcctcaccctgagaggaccgccttggtgatcacggtaaacctcccgcgtcaggtaagtatgagtttatttggcgtccctgtacaccgactgtccccggctgatttcatcctccatgtgggaacggtgcatcgcggtgattatgacccgtcgtcttaatgacgatcctgtctcttattgatctctcccgctatagctcgcatgaacagcacgtaaatgatgctcgaggtgttgcttgaatgtgtcttcccgaaagggaagggggccgtactcggaggtagtgcaataccgagacaacccgtggctgggacgcagcaagccgcttattccacagccagtttccaaaaatcagtttaatatatgagctactcaatgagcagcgtatcagatattaagctgataagaacagatacttttttttgtatttgaatagtttatttacaataaatcAAATCTATTATACAATCTTTAAATCCAGTTGAGGACTATATCTAATCTTGATTACAATGGTTGTTTTGACAATATCGATAATGTGTAGTTTTAGAGAAGAGAGGGATCCCGGGAGAAATCCGCCTCTCCGGCTCTTGCACGACAGAGGCGTTAATCCCCCCGGAAGCCTCGCTCCTCCCATTGTTCACGCGGTTTATTTCACCGCTTATGGCATTATATATTTGGAGTTGTACATTGGATACATGTTGGCCTCCTCGCTGTTTCCACAGGTGGGAGGACAGTGAGGGGCGGAGGGGGTATTGATGTTTCTCCAGCCACCGTGCTTACAATTAAGTGGACAGTGGTGGAAAAGAGGGGGGTAGCCAGATCGCCATGCGCACAATTAAGTGGACAGCGATAGGCAAGGGAAGGAGAAGTAATGCGATGGGGCCCGGGGCGAGTTGCCCTGGGTTGCCCGGTTTTATTGTGTGCTATACGAGGACAGAGAGGGCCTCGCCCCGCCAGCAGCAGAGGACATCATTGATGCCCCAGCGGCTATACGCGGCAAGAGGTCCGAGGACGGCCGCGTCCCTCTCTATCCTCTCTCTGATCTTATATTTAGCTACACTGACTATTTCTGCTTGTCTCTTCTCGAATAGAGAAGTGTTCCTTGCAGTCCACAGACACCATAGTATGAGTTTAAAGATGTACACCACTAAGTTAGTTTTGCTCTTGTCACCCTTAGCTGTGGATAGTCCAAGAGTAAGGATGACAGTGTTAACATTACGGGTTAGGGGAGTAGCGTTAATCCGCTCAGCTATAGGAAATGCCCAGTCCCAAACCCGCGTCGCAAAGTCGCAAGATAAAAACACGTGCTTTAATGTCTCGGTCCTGCCACAGCGGTGGCATTTCGGCGAAAACGTGCAGTGCATGTGGCTGGTGAGGAAACTCGCTGTGCGAACCACGCGGTGGCGGATCTTCCACAGCAGGTCGCTCTCCCAATTCGTGCTCAGCCCGCCGTATGTGTTCCGCCAGACTGAGAACCAGGGAATCCCTGGCAGTCGCAGTCTGTCTTCCCACGTCTGTTGAGCTTTGCTTGGATTAGGGAGGAGTGCTACAAACTCCGAGTAGATGTTTTTAACCTTCAGCGCTCGGAGGGGAGCGGAAGCTAGCCAAGGCTTGATCTCCGCCATGGCCTGGAGGAGATCGTCATAGACCCTGGGTCGTTTTCCAGGCGCCGCGACCGGGGCGGAATTGCCTTTCAGCCAATTCCACTCCTCACGGATACCGAGCTTGCGGCTAGTCCAATAGCGCGCTAGGTTTGCCCATGGAGCGTTATTGTCAGGGTTAGCCACTTGTGCAATCCATTTCAGCTGCAGGGATTTCACCTTTGACTGAATGTGGATGGCCGCCAGGCCTCCCTTTTCTCGCGGTTGCACGCACTTTTCTCTGCTAACCTGGGGGGTCTTACCAGACCAGACAAAATCCCAGACAAGTTTGTTCACCTTTGTGGCTACAGGAGGGGGCATTCTTAGCACACTGGCTGTGTACCAGAGTTTGCTCATCCCGAGTACATTGGTTATTAGAACTTTGCCCTTCAGGGATAGAGTCCGGCTGCGCCACAAGGTGAGGGTTTTTTCGAGTTTTTCTACGCGAGGTGCCCAGTTAAACTCGGTCAGGTCTCCAAACCCGTGCCAGATTCCAAGGATATGGAATGCCACTGCCACTTAATATCCACCGGAGTCTGGTCAGATCCTCGAGAGGAACCGATCCAGAGACCTTCGGATTTCGTGGCATTGAGCTTTGCTCCGGAAGCGCGTTCGTATGTACCAATTAGCGCGAAAGCCCTGCGTATAGAGTAAGAGTCTCGCAGCAGGAGGGTCGTGTCGTCGGCGTACTGAGTTGTTTTAACCGTCGCTTTTGACTGGGGAAGATGAAGACCAGTGACCTGAGGGTCTTTCCTGATCGCGTTCCCCAGAACCTCTGCACAAAGGCAGTAGAGCATGGGGCTAAGGGGGCAACCTTGGCGGACGCCGCGCTGTAGGGGGAAGAAGCTCGTGAGCCAGCCGTTATTACATACCGAGGCTTTACTGCCGTTGTACAGAGTCTTAATACAAGATGGGGGGATTCAAGTGAAGACCTCTCCTCCTCGGAAAGGCGAGCGTCCAGCCTAGAGAGCAAGGAATCCTGAGCCTCAGGGTCTGTTGTTTCAGCGGTGTAAAGCGTGGTGTAAAACTCGCGCACCGCAGCCAAGATGTCTGAGGTGTTTGAGGCTGTACGGCCGCTGGAGGTGTGAAGCTCGGTGATGCTGTGTTTGGTGCGATTGTTGCTCTCTAGGCCGAAGAAATACCGGGTGGGTTTTTCCCCTTCCTCAAGCCATTGTGCTCTAGAGCGGACTTTAACCCCTTCTAGCACGCGGGTCTGTGCGTCTTCTAGCTCCTGCTTTATAGCACGGAGGCGAGAGACGTCAGCACCGCGCGTGTTTAGGCGTTGGTATTCCCTCTCTAGGGCGGCAATGTGGTGTCGCTTTTCTTTGGAAAGACGCACCGACGCGGCTATCGCAAGACGCTTTAGGTGAAATTTTCCCAAATCCCACCAGACCCGGCGGTCTGGGAACTGGGGTCGTTTCTGCTGCCACGAGGGCCAGAAGGCGCGAACGCTTTTGCGAAAGTCCTCGTTCTGCAGGACCGAGACATTAAATTTCCATACACCTCGCCCTGCTGGCTCGATGTCGGGGATTGTGAGGCGCGCATGTACGGCTGCGTGGTCTGAGAAAGGGAATGGCCTGACGGTACAAGACCCCCCCTGCATGAAAGGTTCCGGGGCGTAGATACGATCGATCCGTGTTCCTACCCTGCGATCAGGCGTGATGTAAGTTACTGCCGTACCCGATGGTGAGTACGATCGATAGAGGTCTAAGACCCGGAACCGTTCAAGGAAGGTATGTAAAGCAGGGTATCCTAATGTACCGCTAAGCGCGCTACCCCCCCATTTATCTAGGGCTAAGTTACTTACACAATTAAAATCGCCTCCGATGATGGCGGGTACCCCCGGGTGAGAGAGCCGCCAAAGATTTCCGTAAAAGGCGACTCTCTCTGCCGGGAGATTCGGAGCATAAAGGTTGTTCAAAGAGAAGTGAGTTTTGTTAACCTCAATGAGGACGCTGAGGAACCTGCCCTCAGTATCCCGTTTGAGGCTCACAAACTTGAAATTAAAGGACGGCTTAAACAGCACTCCGACGCCACGCGCGTGAGGAGACCCACAGCTCCAATAAGCCGGTCCCCCCCACTCCTTTTCCCAATGCTGCTCTTCCGTGGCAGTTGAAATGTGGGTCTCCTGCACGAACGCAACATCGCAGTTCATGCTGCGAAGCGCACTAAAAACTTTTTCACGTTTAGGCGCCTCGTGGATGCCATTGACGTTAATCGTGCAAACCGAGAACGCCATTGTGAAACAAATATAGGTTAACATAACCATGAGGTTAAGATTAATGATGCACATCTTTACCCTCGTAGAGGTGTTGGAAATGTTGGCGGTAGAGCTTGTCAAACAGCTGTTTAGCACGCTGCTCCCCCTTCATGTTCTCCCATCGGGTGCGGAGTTCGCTCTGTGCTGCGTGTCCAGCGAGTCGCAGCTTTTGGTGCGTGTAATCACCGTGCTTGTGCTGGAGAAAGAGGGCGAGTGCGTCCAGTCGGGAGCTTGAGTCCACTCCAGCGATTCTGCGGGCGTCTGATTTGAGATCTTTAACGAAAGCCCGCTCGTTTTCAGCTCGACTTCCAGCTCGACTTTCCTTTCGCGGGGGAGAGTCCGTTAAGTGAAGACCGGGTGGTCTTTTCTCTCCGGTCTTCGGGGAGGGTTCCTCGGTGCCGGTCTTTGGGGAGGACTCTGTTGGTATAAGGGAATCCGCGGAGATTGTGTGCTCTTGCGCTGTTGCGGGGGCAGCTGCCTCGTCCTGGTCCTTTTCGCGGTCAGAGGCCGTCTCTGTCGGTAGCGGCAGATCCGGCGATAGTGGTGGGAGTGTCTCCTCCTCCTGCGCGCACTGCATGCGCTCCTGTTCGGTGGTGAGTTCTTCTCGACGACGGCGATGAGGGCGTCGGCGCGGTTTGGTGCATTCTTTCACACCGTGGCCTATCTCTGAGCATCTTAGGCAACTCTGAGGTTGCCCAGTATATTTGAAGCTCAGAGAGGCTCCGTTTGTTGTTAGGCGGGCTGGCAGGTCACGGAGTAACTTGTCGTACAGGACAAGGCGGCATCCATTTTCGAAAGCAGCCAGGTCGGGCTCTTTGTGATGAAGCCGCGAAATAGAGTGTAGGTCTCCGTATCTGGTCATCAAGTCGCGGAAGGTGTCATCCGGGAACTCAACAGGCACAAATACGGAGACTGCCGTTCTGCGCACGGAGACTGGGGCGAGTTGGTAGTGGCGGCCGCCGACGTCGAGGCCTCGAGAGGCAGCGAGAACAGCTGACTGCTCGGTTTTGAAGGTGACCTCTAGGCCAGAGACAACCTGGGCGGTGCCGACAATGTCGGCGGTTTCTGTCCCCAGGAAGGCGCGCAGGACCTCCGCCGCAGAGACTGGTGTGCTGTCGTATCGCAGACATACTGTCCGCAGGGCTGGGAAAGACCGAAAGACGGTTGGTTTTCGCTGTTGTAAAGCGGCCTCCCTGTAAGACATAGTCTTTCCAGTAAGCGTGGCTT from Nematostella vectensis chromosome 8, jaNemVect1.1, whole genome shotgun sequence encodes:
- the LOC125570312 gene encoding uncharacterized protein LOC125570312, with protein sequence MVPPTENDMDTPTDTPTDTPKATLTGKTMSYREAALQQRKPTVFRSFPALRTVCLRYDSTPVSAAEVLRAFLGTETADIVGTAQVVSGLEVTFKTEQSAVLAASRGLDVGGRHYQLAPVSVRRTAVSVFVPVEFPDDTFRDLMTRYGDLHSISRLHHKEPDLAAFENGCRLVLYDKLLRDLPARLTTNGASLSFKYTGQPQSCLRCSEIGHGVKECTKPRRRPHRRRREELTTEQERMQCAQEEETLPPLSPDLPLPTETASDREKDQDEAAAPATAQEHTISADSLIPTESSPKTGTEEPSPKTGEKRPPGLHLTDSPPRKESRAGSRAENERAFVKDLKSDARRIAGVDSSSRLDALALFLQHKHGDYTHQKLRLAGHAAQSELRTRWENMKGEQRAKQLFDKLYRQHFQHLYEAKGDKSKTNLVVYIFKLILWCLWTARNTSLFEKRQAEIVSVAKYKIRERIERDAAVLGPLAAYSRWGINDVLCCWRGEALSVLV